The following proteins are encoded in a genomic region of Triticum dicoccoides isolate Atlit2015 ecotype Zavitan chromosome 1B, WEW_v2.0, whole genome shotgun sequence:
- the LOC119301961 gene encoding LOB domain-containing protein 1-like, translating to MESSGDTAPLHSSPTPTSPPAMATGTAVVMSPCAACKILRRRCVDRCVLAPYFPPTDPHKFATAHRVFGASNIIKLLQDLPEEQRADAVSSMVYEAAARARDPVYGSAGAICQLQRQVDGLKAQLARAQAELAAARAHHAHLVALLCVEVATAAATPPQDAYCTGVGGSQSQLAAPPGVGSAPTDALYTVDGSAAGGSGIMQAGHVGWADEPLWT from the coding sequence ATGGAGTCGTCGGGCGACACGGCGCCGTTGCACTCGTCACCGACCCCGACGTCGCCGCCGGCAATGGCGACGGGGACGGCGGTGGTGATGAGCCCGTGCGCGGCGTGCAAGATCCTCCGCCGCCGGTGCGTGGACCGCTGCGTGCTGGCGCCCTACTTCCCGCCCACGGACCCCCACAAGTTCGCCACCGCGCACCGCGTCTTCGGCGCCAGCAACATCATCAAGCTCCTGCAGGACCTGCCCGAGGAGCAGCGCGCGGACGCGGTGAGCAGCATGGTgtacgaggcggcggcgcgcgcgcgggaCCCCGTCTACGGCAGCGCCGGCGCAATCTGCCAGCTCCAGAGGCAGGTCGACGGCCTCAAGGCGCAGCTCGCGCGCGCGCaggcggagctcgccgccgcccgcgcccaccaCGCGCACCTCGTCGCGCTGCTCTGCGTCGAggtggccaccgccgccgccacgcctccgCAGGACGCCTACTGCACCGGCGTAGGCGGATCACAGTCCCAGCTCGCCGCACCGCCTGGTGTAGGCTCCGCGCCCACGGACGCGCTCTACACCGTCGACGGCAGCGCGGCGGGCGGCAGCGGCATCATGCAGGCCGGGCACGTCGGCTGGGCCGACGAGCCTCTCTGGACATGA